In Argiope bruennichi chromosome 4, qqArgBrue1.1, whole genome shotgun sequence, a single window of DNA contains:
- the LOC129965953 gene encoding uncharacterized protein LOC129965953, with protein sequence MIETRNSKRLAGKQSVDPTAKCNGASLNENIKESKRNQNRICKQKLQGNKKENDLRDKGKKGKDIVSDKTSATKNICSNSTIRSSVRLIENKSNLQKLKIDESEKIKKVLNSKRNIKVDKENNLPENKISVPNPSKELKTNINSIRKITKNFPLKTISDNAVSHVPIWAVDKNLPKKQTEKRASDIYNIEKDEDLMNELSPVKKKKKTAVKKPQVIRNKIFSKKTLSSLTSHKNVFLSTKEAKPARQLKCEGWNMIKTNPAEPTLHTVDKHEILGTASILKSTDPVLESVDSIMESAIKNTGIPTATNEIVIESNTKTQEKGEKYVEDCITDCYSSFVNIDTSDISFGKSVAKCLDKSVNNNMTPDKQSNQSVVKMNHYVEDCIDECYASFMNMDTSLRESVEKDKTKVSRIDMTPDKTNSKNVKMSKNSPGRQIFLIPKMTSTPENGDNPVIQTVKHQSKNCGLLLSEMSAIPCTVSRNIQLELSEIEISPIKASLNNQETSLYESPSEENKNSKNVICLSVEAKNAIDSKEKASVKVCEKNLPVKSSNLSKVSTKENCMKTKNSRGDADTLLQKENAENAALPKLGYKRKGPVSPLKPIQVNSVCNNILLSVDGNEGVLPSHKSDKNLGKTRQKHTQSKKIATKSVSNIANSSENPEEKSDSSFYKIALFESPEKEETGIEKAKHFSPVKKVKKHIFNKETVSSPIKDDNHFKVLKPVNCYQSPHHSKRLKSRTKVTHDEQKKTKHVKEADCQPKKQASRTKATHGEKRKAKELEEKAEKLDELIESLNQHFSELENMELCFE encoded by the exons ATGATTGAGACAAGGAATTCTAAAAGATTAGCTGGGAAACAAAGTGTAGACCCTACGGCAAAATGTAATGGAGcttctttaaatgaaaacatcaaagaaagcaaaagaaatcaaaacaggatttgtaagcaaaaattacaaggaaataaaaaggaaaatgatttgagaGACAAAGGGAAGAAGGGGAAGGATATAGTTTCTGACAAAACCAGTGCAACTAAGAACATATGTTCCAACAGTACCATTAGATCATCTGTAAGATTAATAGAGAATAAGTCAAATTTACAGAAGTTAAAGattgatgaatctgaaaaaataaagaaagttcttaattctaaaagaaatatcaaagtGGATAAGGAAAACAATTtgcctgaaaataaaatatcggtGCCTAATCCATCAAAAgaacttaaaacaaatattaacagtataagaaaaattactaagaactttccTCTTAAAACAATTTCTGATAATGCTGTTTCTCATGTCCCAATATGGGCTGTTGATAAAAACCTACctaaaaaacaaactgaaaaacgTGCATCTGATATctataatattgaaaaagatgAGGATTTAATGAATGAGTTGTCTcctgttaaaaagaaaaagaagactGCTGTTAAAAAACCTCAagtaattagaaacaaaatattttcaaagaaaactctTTCATCTCTTACTAgtcacaaaaatgtatttttatctaCCAAAGAAGCTAAACCTGCTAGACAATTAAAGTGTGAAGGTTGGAATATGATTAAAACAAACCCAGCTGAACCAACATTACATACTGTAGATAAACACGAGATACTTGGAACTGCTTCTATCTTGAAATCCACTGATCCTGTTCTAGAATCAGTTGATTCTATCATGGAATCTGCTATAAAAAATACAGGAATCCCTACTGCAACAAATGAAATTGTAATAGAAAGTAATACAAAAACCCAAGAAAAAGGTGAAAAATATGTGGAGGATTGCATTACTGACTGCTACTCTAGTTTTGTTAACATTGATACTTCTGATATTTCTTTTGGAAAGTCAGTTGCAAAATGCTTGGACAAATCAGTGAATAATAATATGACACCAGACAAACAGAGTAATCAAAGTGTTGTTAAGATGAATCATTATGTTGAGGATTGCATTGATGAATGTTATGCCAGCTTTATGAACATGGATACATCTTTACGAGAATCTGTTGAAAAAGATAAGACCAAGGTATCAAGAATCGACATGACGCCAGACAaaactaattctaaaaatgttaaaatgtcaaAGAATTCCCCTggtagacaaatatttttaatacccaaaATGACATCAACTCCAGAAAATGGGGATAATCCTGTTATTCAAACTGTGAAACACCAATCAAAGAACTGTGGATTGTTATTATCAGAAATGTCTGCTATTCCTTGTACAGTGTCTCGTAATATTCAGTTAGAGCTATCAGAAATTGAAATATCACCAATTAAAGCTTCTTTAAATAATCAGGAAACTTCATTATATGAATCTCCATctgaggaaaataaaaattccaag AATGTAATTTGCTTATCTGTGGAGGCAAAGAATGCAATTGATTCAAAAGAAAAAGCATCAGTGAAGGTTTGTGAAAAAAATCTACCAGTCAAATCAAGTAATTTATCAAAAGTTTCCACAAAAGAGAATTGcatgaaaactaaaaatagtCGTGGGGATGCTGATACTTTATTGCAAAAGGAAAATGCTGAAAATGCAGCTCTTCCTAAACTTGGATACAAAAGGAAAGGGCCAGTATCACCATTGAAACCAATTCAAGTTAATTCTGTTTGTAATAACATTTTACTTAGTGTTGATGGAAATGAAGGTGTTTTACCATCTCATAAAAGTGACAAAAATCTTGGTAAAACACGACAAAAACATACACAGTCGAAGAAAATTGCTACAAAAAGTGTAAGCAATATAGCTAATTCATCTGAGAATCCAGAAGAAAAAAGTGACTCAAGCTTTTATAAAATAGCACTTTTTGAATCACCTGAAAAGGAAGAAACAGGCATTGAAAAAGCAAAGCATTTTTCACCTGTAAAGAAAGTGAAAAAGCACATATTTAACAAAGAGACTGTTTCATCTCCTATAAAAGATGACAATCATTTCAAAGTGTTAAAACCTGTAAACTGTTATCAATCTCCTCATCATTCCAAGAGACTTAAATCTAGAACAAAAGTAACTCATGATGAGCAAAAGAAGACTAAACATGTTAAAGAAGCTGACTGTCAGCCAAAGAAGCAGGCATCCAGAACAAAAGCAACACATGGAGAAAAACGAAAAGCAAAGGAGCTAgaggaaaaa gctGAAAAATTAGATGAACTCATTGAAAGTTTAAACCAACACTTCTCTGAATTGGAAAACATGGAACTTTGTTTTGAATAA